A stretch of the Martelella sp. NC20 genome encodes the following:
- a CDS encoding NAD(P)/FAD-dependent oxidoreductase, with product MTAPPHHEPQSDTGKVGSLWEDLAPVASRFAALAGEQRADVVFVGAGFLGLTAALTAARNGLSVAVVEACQPGHGASGRNTGFVVPSLNSGLGPKQVTALLGEDYGWRLMRLVARAGNAVADLISENQIECSPHWKGWLQPGHCNKAEHMLKARLPLLLEAGVKAEFLDRGEMLARTGLPSLHGGLNILSGGQINPLAYARGLARAVAAARGRIFGDSPVTDIKRRGADWVVNTPSGSLVANQVILTTNAMVGNLNPPLRSSIIPVRVFQIATQRLHERYREAILPAGAAVTDTRRHTFALRWSDDGRLVTGGLVSPAPDRLALARKTFVERLRRFVPDLPEIRAEYAWSGQIAATMDALPRMISIAPGLSGVIGCNGRGVALASALGVETGRLVSGRTDEAAFVLPVTAPRKIPFSRLSGLAPHLWLPWSNTLDRIDAAWR from the coding sequence ATGACGGCCCCGCCTCACCACGAACCGCAGTCGGATACCGGGAAAGTCGGGTCGCTGTGGGAAGACCTTGCCCCCGTTGCCTCACGCTTCGCCGCGCTTGCAGGCGAGCAGCGCGCGGACGTCGTCTTTGTCGGGGCCGGGTTTCTGGGTCTGACAGCGGCGCTCACGGCGGCCCGCAACGGCCTTTCGGTCGCAGTCGTGGAGGCGTGCCAACCAGGCCATGGCGCGTCCGGCCGCAATACGGGCTTCGTCGTGCCCAGCCTGAATTCGGGGCTGGGACCGAAGCAGGTGACTGCATTGCTGGGCGAGGACTATGGCTGGCGTCTAATGCGGCTTGTCGCGCGCGCGGGAAACGCGGTCGCAGACCTCATCAGCGAAAATCAGATTGAATGCAGCCCGCATTGGAAGGGCTGGCTTCAGCCCGGACACTGCAACAAAGCCGAGCACATGCTGAAAGCGCGTCTTCCCTTGCTGCTGGAAGCCGGCGTCAAGGCTGAGTTCCTCGATCGCGGTGAGATGCTGGCGCGCACCGGCCTTCCGTCGCTGCATGGCGGCCTCAATATTCTTTCCGGAGGCCAGATCAATCCGCTTGCCTATGCCCGCGGTCTGGCGCGCGCGGTTGCCGCGGCGAGAGGCCGAATCTTTGGCGACAGTCCTGTGACCGACATCAAGCGCAGAGGTGCTGACTGGGTCGTAAACACGCCTTCCGGGAGCCTTGTTGCCAACCAGGTCATTCTCACCACCAACGCCATGGTCGGCAATCTCAACCCGCCGCTTCGCTCTTCGATAATACCGGTGCGGGTGTTTCAGATTGCGACCCAGAGGCTTCACGAGCGCTATCGTGAGGCCATACTGCCCGCCGGCGCGGCGGTCACGGATACCCGTCGTCACACATTCGCCCTGCGCTGGAGCGACGATGGACGGCTGGTCACGGGCGGCCTTGTTTCTCCCGCGCCGGACCGGCTGGCGCTCGCCCGCAAGACATTTGTCGAGCGTCTGCGCCGTTTTGTGCCCGATCTTCCCGAGATCAGGGCCGAATATGCCTGGAGCGGACAGATTGCTGCGACCATGGATGCGCTTCCACGCATGATTTCCATTGCGCCGGGCCTCTCGGGCGTTATCGGCTGCAACGGTCGCGGCGTCGCGCTTGCCAGCGCGCTCGGTGTCGAAACGGGTCGGCTGGTTTCCGGCAGGACTGATGAGGCCGCATTCGTCCTGCCCGTCACCGCGCCGCGCAAGATCCCCTTCTCCCGGCTGTCAGGGCTTGCACCTCATTTGTGGCTGCCCTGGAGCAACACGCTCGATCGCATTGATGCCGCCTGGCGCTGA